In one Lasioglossum baleicum chromosome 17, iyLasBale1, whole genome shotgun sequence genomic region, the following are encoded:
- the LOC143217622 gene encoding TOM1-like protein 2 isoform X2 produces the protein MSFFVSPFSTPVGQKIEQATDGSLPSENWTLNMEICDIINETEDGPRDAIKAIKRRLNQSAGKNYTIFMYTLTVLETCVKNCGKRFHSLACSRDFVQELVQLIGPKNEPPTAVQEKVLSLIQTWAETFRHQPHTQGVVRVYQELKVRGIQFPMTDLDALAPIITPERSVPELNEQSNVNVPAIEQQCVSSTTTQLQQSQVQPSLQVTQLNEHQMAKLQSELDFVQENMRVLSEMLAYFTSSDQSNSQQPDAADLELLTELHSTCKLMQERVVDLIGKLAHDEMTAELLRINDELNNLFLRYLRYTKNVAVAARTILAQTIGHPPNGDSTTASKKQEGDSLIDLSDETDALEKQITGMGISESSDKPKTERKERKEGDNDEFDMFAQSRNATYETTKTSGSKYEDNLEQVSGGSLNTAILNRNNPKYPQQNASTVASTTATSPGAHDDQESLTSSEFERFLAERAAAAEALPTFTTTTTTTSSTTNSGNSNIQRQINKDQDKSLFAL, from the exons ATGTCGTTTTTTGTCAGTCCATTTTCAACACCAGTAGGTCAGAAGATAG AGCAAGCTACAGATGGTAGTTTGCCGAGCGAGAATTGGACTCTTAACATGGAAATTTGTGATATTATCAATGAAACAGAGGACGGGCCGAGAGATGCAATTAAAGCAATTAAGCGTCGACTCAATCAGTCTGCAGGAAAAAATTATACTATATTCATGTATACTCTTACC GTATTGGAAACGTGTGTAAAAAATTGCGGGAAACGTTTCCATTCCCTTGCCTGTTCGCGGGACTTTGTACAAGAACTGGTCCAACTGATTGGACCGAAGAACGAGCCGCCGACAGCGGTGCAAGAGAAAGTTTTGAGTTTGATTCAAACATGGGCGGAAACTTTCCGTCATCAGCCGCACACGCAAGGAGTCGTAAGAGTGTACCAAGAATTGAAAGTAAGAGGCATACAGTTTCCGATGACAGACTTGGACGCTCTAGCTCCAATCATTACGCCGGAGAGA aGTGTACCTGAATTAAACGAACAGAGCAACGTTAACGTTCCTGCGATCGAACAGCAGTGTGTATCTTCTACAACAACGCAGCTTCAACAATCTCAAGTTCAGCCGTCGCTGCAAGTAACCCAGCTGAATGAACATCAGATGGCTAAGTTACAAAGCGAGCTTGACTTTGTGCAAGAAAACATGCGCGTTCTATCGGAAATGTTGGCGTATTTTACAAGTTCGGATCAAAGTAACAGCCAGCAACCGGACGCAGCGGATCTGGAGCTTTTAACT GAACTACATTCGACGTGTAAATTGATGCAGGAACGAGTTGTCGACTTAATTGGAAAGTTAGCGCACGATGAAATGACAGCAGAATTGTTGCGCATCAACGACGAATTGAATAATTTGTTTTTACGTTATCTACGATACACGAAAAACGTAGCGGTGGCTGCTAGAACGATTCTAGCGCAGACAATTGGCCACCCACCGAACGGTGATTCTACGACAGCATCTAAGAAACAAGAAGGCGATTCGCTCATAGATTTATCTGATGAAACCGATGCTTTGGAGAAACAGATAACAGGAATGG GCATATCTGAAAGTAGCGATAAACCGAAAACTGAACGTAAGGAACGGAAGGAAGGTGACAACGACGAATTTGATATGTTTGCACAGTCACGCAACGCAACATACGAAACAACAAAAACCAG CGGTAGCAAGTATGAGGATAATTTGGAGCAGGTGAGCGGAGGAAGCCTCAATACAGCGATTCTCAATCGCAATAATCCTAAATATCCTCAGCAGAATGCTTCTACAGTTGCTTCTACCACTGCTACTTCT ccAGGAGCACACGACGATCAAGAATCGTTAACGTCGTCCGAATTTGAACGGTTTTTGGCAGAACGTGCTGCTGCCGCTGAAGCTTTACCAACTTTCACTACAACTACCACCACTACAAGCAGTACTACTAATTCCGGCAATTCAAACATTCAGCGTCAAATCAATAAAGATCAGGACAAATCTTTATTCGCTCTTTAA
- the LOC143217622 gene encoding TOM1-like protein 2 isoform X3 — MSFFVSPFSTPVGQKIEQATDGSLPSENWTLNMEICDIINETEDGPRDAIKAIKRRLNQSAGKNYTIFMYTLTVLETCVKNCGKRFHSLACSRDFVQELVQLIGPKNEPPTAVQEKVLSLIQTWAETFRHQPHTQGVVRVYQELKVRGIQFPMTDLDALAPIITPERSVPELNEQSNVNVPAIEQQCVSSTTTQLQQSQVQPSLQVTQLNEHQMAKLQSELDFVQENMRVLSEMLAYFTSSDQSNSQQPDAADLELLTELHSTCKLMQERVVDLIGKLAHDEMTAELLRINDELNNLFLRYLRYTKNVAVAARTILAQTIGHPPNGDSTTASKKQEGDSLIDLSDETDALEKQITGMGISESSDKPKTERKERKEGDNDEFDMFAQSRNATYETTKTSGSKYEDNLEQLNRESEFNEMAAWLDHTPGAHDDQESLTSSEFERFLAERAAAAEALPTFTTTTTTTSSTTNSGNSNIQRQINKDQDKSLFAL, encoded by the exons ATGTCGTTTTTTGTCAGTCCATTTTCAACACCAGTAGGTCAGAAGATAG AGCAAGCTACAGATGGTAGTTTGCCGAGCGAGAATTGGACTCTTAACATGGAAATTTGTGATATTATCAATGAAACAGAGGACGGGCCGAGAGATGCAATTAAAGCAATTAAGCGTCGACTCAATCAGTCTGCAGGAAAAAATTATACTATATTCATGTATACTCTTACC GTATTGGAAACGTGTGTAAAAAATTGCGGGAAACGTTTCCATTCCCTTGCCTGTTCGCGGGACTTTGTACAAGAACTGGTCCAACTGATTGGACCGAAGAACGAGCCGCCGACAGCGGTGCAAGAGAAAGTTTTGAGTTTGATTCAAACATGGGCGGAAACTTTCCGTCATCAGCCGCACACGCAAGGAGTCGTAAGAGTGTACCAAGAATTGAAAGTAAGAGGCATACAGTTTCCGATGACAGACTTGGACGCTCTAGCTCCAATCATTACGCCGGAGAGA aGTGTACCTGAATTAAACGAACAGAGCAACGTTAACGTTCCTGCGATCGAACAGCAGTGTGTATCTTCTACAACAACGCAGCTTCAACAATCTCAAGTTCAGCCGTCGCTGCAAGTAACCCAGCTGAATGAACATCAGATGGCTAAGTTACAAAGCGAGCTTGACTTTGTGCAAGAAAACATGCGCGTTCTATCGGAAATGTTGGCGTATTTTACAAGTTCGGATCAAAGTAACAGCCAGCAACCGGACGCAGCGGATCTGGAGCTTTTAACT GAACTACATTCGACGTGTAAATTGATGCAGGAACGAGTTGTCGACTTAATTGGAAAGTTAGCGCACGATGAAATGACAGCAGAATTGTTGCGCATCAACGACGAATTGAATAATTTGTTTTTACGTTATCTACGATACACGAAAAACGTAGCGGTGGCTGCTAGAACGATTCTAGCGCAGACAATTGGCCACCCACCGAACGGTGATTCTACGACAGCATCTAAGAAACAAGAAGGCGATTCGCTCATAGATTTATCTGATGAAACCGATGCTTTGGAGAAACAGATAACAGGAATGG GCATATCTGAAAGTAGCGATAAACCGAAAACTGAACGTAAGGAACGGAAGGAAGGTGACAACGACGAATTTGATATGTTTGCACAGTCACGCAACGCAACATACGAAACAACAAAAACCAG CGGTAGCAAGTATGAGGATAATTTGGAGCAG CTGAATCGGGAGTCCGAATTTAATGAAATGGCGGCCTGGTTAGACCACACG ccAGGAGCACACGACGATCAAGAATCGTTAACGTCGTCCGAATTTGAACGGTTTTTGGCAGAACGTGCTGCTGCCGCTGAAGCTTTACCAACTTTCACTACAACTACCACCACTACAAGCAGTACTACTAATTCCGGCAATTCAAACATTCAGCGTCAAATCAATAAAGATCAGGACAAATCTTTATTCGCTCTTTAA
- the LOC143217622 gene encoding TOM1-like protein 2 isoform X1, which produces MSFFVSPFSTPVGQKIEQATDGSLPSENWTLNMEICDIINETEDGPRDAIKAIKRRLNQSAGKNYTIFMYTLTVLETCVKNCGKRFHSLACSRDFVQELVQLIGPKNEPPTAVQEKVLSLIQTWAETFRHQPHTQGVVRVYQELKVRGIQFPMTDLDALAPIITPERSVPELNEQSNVNVPAIEQQCVSSTTTQLQQSQVQPSLQVTQLNEHQMAKLQSELDFVQENMRVLSEMLAYFTSSDQSNSQQPDAADLELLTELHSTCKLMQERVVDLIGKLAHDEMTAELLRINDELNNLFLRYLRYTKNVAVAARTILAQTIGHPPNGDSTTASKKQEGDSLIDLSDETDALEKQITGMGISESSDKPKTERKERKEGDNDEFDMFAQSRNATYETTKTSGSKYEDNLEQVSGGSLNTAILNRNNPKYPQQNASTVASTTATSLNRESEFNEMAAWLDHTPGAHDDQESLTSSEFERFLAERAAAAEALPTFTTTTTTTSSTTNSGNSNIQRQINKDQDKSLFAL; this is translated from the exons ATGTCGTTTTTTGTCAGTCCATTTTCAACACCAGTAGGTCAGAAGATAG AGCAAGCTACAGATGGTAGTTTGCCGAGCGAGAATTGGACTCTTAACATGGAAATTTGTGATATTATCAATGAAACAGAGGACGGGCCGAGAGATGCAATTAAAGCAATTAAGCGTCGACTCAATCAGTCTGCAGGAAAAAATTATACTATATTCATGTATACTCTTACC GTATTGGAAACGTGTGTAAAAAATTGCGGGAAACGTTTCCATTCCCTTGCCTGTTCGCGGGACTTTGTACAAGAACTGGTCCAACTGATTGGACCGAAGAACGAGCCGCCGACAGCGGTGCAAGAGAAAGTTTTGAGTTTGATTCAAACATGGGCGGAAACTTTCCGTCATCAGCCGCACACGCAAGGAGTCGTAAGAGTGTACCAAGAATTGAAAGTAAGAGGCATACAGTTTCCGATGACAGACTTGGACGCTCTAGCTCCAATCATTACGCCGGAGAGA aGTGTACCTGAATTAAACGAACAGAGCAACGTTAACGTTCCTGCGATCGAACAGCAGTGTGTATCTTCTACAACAACGCAGCTTCAACAATCTCAAGTTCAGCCGTCGCTGCAAGTAACCCAGCTGAATGAACATCAGATGGCTAAGTTACAAAGCGAGCTTGACTTTGTGCAAGAAAACATGCGCGTTCTATCGGAAATGTTGGCGTATTTTACAAGTTCGGATCAAAGTAACAGCCAGCAACCGGACGCAGCGGATCTGGAGCTTTTAACT GAACTACATTCGACGTGTAAATTGATGCAGGAACGAGTTGTCGACTTAATTGGAAAGTTAGCGCACGATGAAATGACAGCAGAATTGTTGCGCATCAACGACGAATTGAATAATTTGTTTTTACGTTATCTACGATACACGAAAAACGTAGCGGTGGCTGCTAGAACGATTCTAGCGCAGACAATTGGCCACCCACCGAACGGTGATTCTACGACAGCATCTAAGAAACAAGAAGGCGATTCGCTCATAGATTTATCTGATGAAACCGATGCTTTGGAGAAACAGATAACAGGAATGG GCATATCTGAAAGTAGCGATAAACCGAAAACTGAACGTAAGGAACGGAAGGAAGGTGACAACGACGAATTTGATATGTTTGCACAGTCACGCAACGCAACATACGAAACAACAAAAACCAG CGGTAGCAAGTATGAGGATAATTTGGAGCAGGTGAGCGGAGGAAGCCTCAATACAGCGATTCTCAATCGCAATAATCCTAAATATCCTCAGCAGAATGCTTCTACAGTTGCTTCTACCACTGCTACTTCT CTGAATCGGGAGTCCGAATTTAATGAAATGGCGGCCTGGTTAGACCACACG ccAGGAGCACACGACGATCAAGAATCGTTAACGTCGTCCGAATTTGAACGGTTTTTGGCAGAACGTGCTGCTGCCGCTGAAGCTTTACCAACTTTCACTACAACTACCACCACTACAAGCAGTACTACTAATTCCGGCAATTCAAACATTCAGCGTCAAATCAATAAAGATCAGGACAAATCTTTATTCGCTCTTTAA
- the LOC143217622 gene encoding TOM1-like protein 2 isoform X4 yields the protein MSFFVSPFSTPVGQKIEQATDGSLPSENWTLNMEICDIINETEDGPRDAIKAIKRRLNQSAGKNYTIFMYTLTVLETCVKNCGKRFHSLACSRDFVQELVQLIGPKNEPPTAVQEKVLSLIQTWAETFRHQPHTQGVVRVYQELKVRGIQFPMTDLDALAPIITPERSVPELNEQSNVNVPAIEQQCVSSTTTQLQQSQVQPSLQVTQLNEHQMAKLQSELDFVQENMRVLSEMLAYFTSSDQSNSQQPDAADLELLTELHSTCKLMQERVVDLIGKLAHDEMTAELLRINDELNNLFLRYLRYTKNVAVAARTILAQTIGHPPNGDSTTASKKQEGDSLIDLSDETDALEKQITGMGISESSDKPKTERKERKEGDNDEFDMFAQSRNATYETTKTSGSKYEDNLEQPGAHDDQESLTSSEFERFLAERAAAAEALPTFTTTTTTTSSTTNSGNSNIQRQINKDQDKSLFAL from the exons ATGTCGTTTTTTGTCAGTCCATTTTCAACACCAGTAGGTCAGAAGATAG AGCAAGCTACAGATGGTAGTTTGCCGAGCGAGAATTGGACTCTTAACATGGAAATTTGTGATATTATCAATGAAACAGAGGACGGGCCGAGAGATGCAATTAAAGCAATTAAGCGTCGACTCAATCAGTCTGCAGGAAAAAATTATACTATATTCATGTATACTCTTACC GTATTGGAAACGTGTGTAAAAAATTGCGGGAAACGTTTCCATTCCCTTGCCTGTTCGCGGGACTTTGTACAAGAACTGGTCCAACTGATTGGACCGAAGAACGAGCCGCCGACAGCGGTGCAAGAGAAAGTTTTGAGTTTGATTCAAACATGGGCGGAAACTTTCCGTCATCAGCCGCACACGCAAGGAGTCGTAAGAGTGTACCAAGAATTGAAAGTAAGAGGCATACAGTTTCCGATGACAGACTTGGACGCTCTAGCTCCAATCATTACGCCGGAGAGA aGTGTACCTGAATTAAACGAACAGAGCAACGTTAACGTTCCTGCGATCGAACAGCAGTGTGTATCTTCTACAACAACGCAGCTTCAACAATCTCAAGTTCAGCCGTCGCTGCAAGTAACCCAGCTGAATGAACATCAGATGGCTAAGTTACAAAGCGAGCTTGACTTTGTGCAAGAAAACATGCGCGTTCTATCGGAAATGTTGGCGTATTTTACAAGTTCGGATCAAAGTAACAGCCAGCAACCGGACGCAGCGGATCTGGAGCTTTTAACT GAACTACATTCGACGTGTAAATTGATGCAGGAACGAGTTGTCGACTTAATTGGAAAGTTAGCGCACGATGAAATGACAGCAGAATTGTTGCGCATCAACGACGAATTGAATAATTTGTTTTTACGTTATCTACGATACACGAAAAACGTAGCGGTGGCTGCTAGAACGATTCTAGCGCAGACAATTGGCCACCCACCGAACGGTGATTCTACGACAGCATCTAAGAAACAAGAAGGCGATTCGCTCATAGATTTATCTGATGAAACCGATGCTTTGGAGAAACAGATAACAGGAATGG GCATATCTGAAAGTAGCGATAAACCGAAAACTGAACGTAAGGAACGGAAGGAAGGTGACAACGACGAATTTGATATGTTTGCACAGTCACGCAACGCAACATACGAAACAACAAAAACCAG CGGTAGCAAGTATGAGGATAATTTGGAGCAG ccAGGAGCACACGACGATCAAGAATCGTTAACGTCGTCCGAATTTGAACGGTTTTTGGCAGAACGTGCTGCTGCCGCTGAAGCTTTACCAACTTTCACTACAACTACCACCACTACAAGCAGTACTACTAATTCCGGCAATTCAAACATTCAGCGTCAAATCAATAAAGATCAGGACAAATCTTTATTCGCTCTTTAA